A single Thiohalobacter thiocyanaticus DNA region contains:
- the argA gene encoding amino-acid N-acetyltransferase, whose protein sequence is MSNNKPDECTFTQAFRHAAPYIHSHRGRTFVIGFGGEAVADAGLIHDLALLYSLGIRLVLVHGARPQIEAHLKASRTEFRYAHGLRITDDQALVAVKQAVGSVRVEIEARLSMGVANTPMSGARIRVTSGNHVTARPLGVRDGVDYQHTGEIRRIDGAAIRQALDDQHLVLLSPLGYSPTGEVFNLHAEEVATAAAIELQADKLILITEDKGLRDSRRQPVRQLTPAGAGRLLETRRRLDEDMRRHLDSAVQACRRGVRRAHLVPRRIEGGLLQELFTRDGVGTLITAETYEGLRPASINDVGGILELIAPLEAEGVMVRRSRERLEMEIERFIVVERDGMIIACAALYPYPDEAMGELACLAVHPDYRREGRGDQLLESIEHQAKGLGLITLFVLTTRTAHWFQERGFLQGEVAKLPMKRRDLYNFQRNSKVFFKAL, encoded by the coding sequence GTGTCGAATAACAAACCAGACGAATGCACCTTCACCCAGGCCTTCCGCCACGCCGCCCCCTATATCCACAGCCACCGCGGCCGCACCTTCGTCATCGGCTTCGGCGGCGAGGCGGTGGCCGACGCCGGCCTCATCCACGACCTGGCCCTGCTCTACAGCCTGGGCATCCGGCTGGTGCTGGTCCACGGCGCACGCCCCCAGATCGAGGCCCATCTCAAGGCGAGCCGGACCGAGTTCCGCTACGCCCACGGCCTGCGCATCACCGACGACCAGGCCCTGGTCGCGGTCAAGCAGGCCGTGGGCAGCGTGCGGGTCGAGATCGAGGCCCGCCTGTCCATGGGGGTGGCCAACACGCCCATGTCCGGTGCCCGCATCCGGGTCACCTCCGGCAACCATGTCACCGCCCGGCCGCTGGGCGTGCGTGATGGCGTCGACTACCAGCACACCGGCGAGATCCGGCGCATCGACGGCGCCGCCATCCGCCAGGCCCTGGACGACCAGCACCTGGTGCTGCTCTCCCCGCTGGGCTACTCGCCCACCGGCGAGGTGTTCAACCTGCACGCCGAGGAGGTCGCCACCGCCGCGGCCATCGAACTGCAGGCCGACAAGCTGATCCTGATCACCGAGGACAAGGGCCTGCGCGACAGCCGCCGGCAGCCGGTGCGTCAACTCACCCCCGCCGGCGCCGGCCGCCTGCTGGAGACCCGGCGCCGGCTCGACGAGGACATGCGCCGGCATCTGGACAGCGCCGTGCAGGCCTGCAGACGCGGCGTGCGGCGGGCCCATCTGGTCCCGCGGCGGATCGAGGGCGGCCTGCTGCAGGAGCTGTTCACCCGCGACGGCGTCGGCACTTTGATCACGGCCGAGACCTATGAAGGGCTGCGGCCTGCGAGCATCAACGACGTCGGCGGCATCCTGGAACTGATCGCGCCGCTGGAAGCCGAGGGCGTCATGGTGCGGCGCTCGCGTGAGCGGCTGGAGATGGAGATCGAACGCTTCATCGTGGTCGAGCGCGACGGCATGATCATCGCATGCGCCGCCCTCTACCCCTACCCGGACGAGGCCATGGGCGAACTGGCCTGCCTGGCAGTGCATCCGGACTACCGCAGGGAGGGCCGCGGTGACCAGCTGCTGGAATCCATCGAGCACCAGGCCAAAGGGCTGGGGCTGATCACGCTGTTCGTGCTCACCACCCGCACCGCGCACTGGTTCCAGGAACGCGGCTTTCTGCAGGGCGAGGTGGCCAAGCTGCCGATGAAGCGGCGCGATCTCTACAACTTCCAGCGCAACTCCAAGGTGTTCTTCAAGGCCCTGTGA
- a CDS encoding RimK family protein: MAKHLIVVDQLKDWHPELPEATVISVDDYLSDPRYLQMRQVQVINLCRSYRYQSAGYYCSLLAEARGHRVLPAVNTLLDLSARAIYSLQMEDLEDAVEKTLRRLERSESESFTLDIFFGECIHRQLRNLARQLFETFPCPLLQVAFQYQGGWQIAAIRPLALNRLDPEQVEMLAAAFTRYQSRRWRSPRVRAASRYDLAILHNPDDPLPPSDARALKQFVKAGKKLGVEVDLITRRDYARLAEYDALFIRDTTRINHYTFRFAKKADSEGMVVIDDPVSIMRCTNKVYLTELLQANRLPTPLTRILHKRDEKRVAQIVEHQFDYPVVLKVPDGSFSLGVFKAGDRGELQQICARMFRDSELILAQEYLYTEFDWRVGILNRTPVFVCQYFMSRQHWQIVNHGPGGRFSEGGYKAWPVGEAPAEVVSVALQAANLIGDGLYGVDVKQNEGGVYVIEVNDNPNLEAGVEDAFLKDELYSLILREFVRRLDSRKQGGV, encoded by the coding sequence ATGGCCAAACATCTCATCGTCGTTGACCAGTTGAAGGACTGGCATCCGGAATTGCCGGAAGCCACGGTCATCAGTGTGGACGACTACCTGTCCGATCCGCGCTATCTGCAGATGCGTCAGGTGCAGGTGATCAACCTGTGCCGCAGCTACCGCTATCAGAGCGCGGGCTATTACTGTTCGCTGCTGGCCGAGGCGCGTGGGCACCGGGTGCTGCCCGCGGTGAATACCCTGCTGGATCTGAGCGCCCGTGCCATCTACAGCCTGCAGATGGAGGATCTGGAAGATGCAGTGGAGAAGACGCTGCGACGCCTGGAGCGCTCCGAGTCCGAAAGCTTTACCCTGGATATCTTCTTCGGCGAATGCATCCACCGCCAGCTGCGCAACCTGGCGCGTCAGCTGTTCGAGACCTTCCCCTGTCCGCTGCTGCAGGTGGCCTTTCAGTACCAGGGCGGCTGGCAGATCGCGGCCATCCGGCCGCTGGCCCTGAACCGGCTCGACCCGGAGCAGGTCGAGATGCTGGCCGCGGCCTTCACCCGCTACCAGAGCCGGCGTTGGCGCTCGCCGCGGGTGCGCGCCGCCAGCCGCTACGACCTGGCCATCCTGCACAACCCGGATGATCCGCTGCCGCCCTCGGATGCACGGGCGCTGAAGCAGTTCGTCAAGGCCGGCAAGAAGCTGGGGGTGGAAGTGGATCTCATCACCCGCCGCGATTATGCCCGGCTGGCCGAGTACGATGCCCTGTTCATCCGCGATACCACCCGGATCAATCACTATACCTTCCGTTTCGCCAAGAAGGCCGACAGCGAGGGCATGGTGGTGATCGACGATCCGGTTTCCATTATGCGCTGCACCAACAAGGTCTACCTGACCGAACTGCTGCAGGCCAACCGCCTGCCGACGCCGCTGACCCGCATCCTGCATAAGCGCGACGAGAAGCGGGTGGCCCAGATCGTCGAACACCAGTTCGATTACCCGGTGGTATTGAAGGTGCCGGACGGTTCCTTTTCGCTGGGCGTGTTCAAGGCCGGGGATCGCGGCGAACTGCAGCAGATATGTGCCCGCATGTTCCGCGACTCGGAACTGATCCTGGCCCAGGAATACCTGTACACCGAATTCGACTGGCGGGTGGGCATTCTCAATCGCACGCCGGTGTTCGTGTGCCAGTACTTCATGTCGCGCCAGCACTGGCAGATCGTCAACCACGGTCCCGGCGGGCGTTTCTCCGAGGGCGGCTATAAGGCCTGGCCGGTGGGGGAGGCGCCCGCGGAGGTGGTCTCGGTGGCGCTGCAGGCGGCCAACCTGATCGGCGACGGCCTGTACGGGGTGGACGTGAAGCAGAACGAGGGCGGCGTCTATGTCATCGAGGTCAACGACAATCCCAATCTCGAGGCCGGAGTGGAGGATGCCTTTCTCAAGGACGAACTCTACAGCCTGATCCTGCGCGAGTTCGTGCGGCGGCTGGACAGCCGGAAGCAGGGGGGAGTGTAG
- a CDS encoding GNAT family N-acetyltransferase/peptidase C39 family protein encodes MIRPATLQDIDALVAIENRCFDSDRLSRRQFRYMLTRANAATLVTTGDVDQLLGYALVLFHAGTSLARLYSIAVDPAARGRGLAETLLTAAEVEATGRGCVDMRLEVRPDNAAAIALYERLGYRRFGTFDDYYEDHMEALRYEKRLIPSLRPDMVRVPYYEQTLDFTCGPAALMMAMKSLDDTIELSRRTEIRIWRESTTVFMTSGHGGCGPQGLALSAYHRGFDVDLYLSSAAAMFLDSVRSEEKREVIRLVNEDFLDEIETLPIRLYEAPLSVAELQAGFEAGGIPLVLISSYRIYREKFPHWVVVTGFDESFIYVHDPYVDYEKGKTRMDCINMPILKSDFERMARYGKSVQRAAIMVKRREE; translated from the coding sequence ATGATACGCCCCGCTACACTGCAGGACATCGACGCCCTGGTTGCTATCGAGAACCGCTGTTTCGACAGCGATCGCCTGTCGCGGCGCCAGTTCCGTTATATGCTCACCCGGGCCAATGCCGCCACCCTGGTGACGACCGGGGATGTGGACCAGCTGCTGGGTTATGCGCTGGTGCTGTTCCATGCCGGTACCTCGCTGGCGCGGCTGTATTCCATTGCGGTGGATCCGGCGGCACGCGGCCGCGGCCTGGCGGAGACCCTGCTCACGGCGGCGGAGGTCGAGGCGACCGGTCGCGGCTGCGTGGACATGCGCCTGGAGGTGCGGCCTGACAATGCCGCCGCCATCGCCCTGTACGAGCGTCTCGGCTACCGTCGCTTCGGCACCTTCGATGACTACTACGAGGATCATATGGAAGCGCTACGCTATGAAAAGCGTTTGATCCCCAGCCTGCGGCCGGACATGGTGCGGGTGCCCTACTACGAGCAGACGTTGGATTTCACCTGCGGGCCGGCGGCCCTGATGATGGCGATGAAGTCGCTGGATGACACCATCGAACTCAGTCGTCGCACCGAAATCCGTATCTGGCGCGAGTCCACCACCGTATTCATGACCTCGGGGCACGGGGGCTGTGGCCCGCAGGGCCTGGCGCTGTCGGCCTATCACCGTGGCTTCGATGTGGACCTGTATCTGTCCTCGGCCGCGGCCATGTTCCTGGATTCGGTGCGCAGCGAGGAGAAGCGCGAGGTGATCCGGCTGGTCAACGAAGACTTCCTGGATGAGATCGAAACCCTGCCGATCCGGCTGTACGAGGCGCCGCTGTCGGTGGCTGAACTGCAGGCCGGCTTCGAGGCCGGCGGCATCCCGCTGGTGCTGATCAGTTCCTACCGCATCTACCGGGAGAAGTTTCCGCACTGGGTGGTGGTGACCGGGTTCGACGAAAGCTTCATTTACGTACACGATCCCTACGTGGATTACGAAAAGGGCAAGACCCGCATGGACTGCATCAACATGCCGATCCTGAAATCCGATTTCGAGCGGATGGCGCGTTATGGCAAGTCGGTGCAGCGGGCGGCGATTATGGTTAAGAGGCGTGAGGAGTGA
- the argE gene encoding acetylornithine deacetylase — MHTSPPDLMDMLTALIGTPSISSVNPDFDQGNRRVVELLASWLDDLGFAVEVQSLPGHADKANLIARLGTGEGGLVLAGHTDTVPCDPELWTHDPFRLTEADNRLYGLGTSDMKSFLGLAVEAARELHTRTLKEPLYIVATADEESSMLGARTLVECGRPRARHAIIGEPTGLRPIRTHKGILMEAIRLRGRSGHSSDPALGVNALEGMHRVLGEILGWREDLQAKYRNPLFKVPVPTLNLGHIHGGDNPNRICGECELHIDLRPLPGMNLDDLRTELRSRLERLLADSPLKLDVIPLFEGTPAMETPADAPIVQLAERLTGAPAEAVAFGTEGPYFNQLGTQTVILGPGDIDQAHQPDEYLGLERIAPTLDLLEQFIISCCLAPAR; from the coding sequence ATGCACACCTCCCCGCCCGACCTCATGGACATGCTCACCGCCCTGATCGGCACGCCCTCGATCAGCAGCGTGAACCCGGACTTCGACCAGGGCAACCGGCGGGTGGTGGAACTGCTGGCCAGCTGGCTGGATGACCTGGGCTTTGCGGTCGAGGTGCAGTCCCTGCCCGGGCATGCCGACAAAGCCAACCTGATCGCCCGGCTGGGCACGGGCGAGGGCGGCCTGGTGCTGGCCGGCCATACCGACACCGTGCCCTGCGACCCGGAACTGTGGACCCACGATCCCTTCCGGCTCACCGAGGCCGACAATCGCCTGTACGGCCTCGGCACCTCGGACATGAAGTCCTTCCTCGGCCTGGCCGTGGAAGCCGCGCGTGAACTGCACACCCGAACGCTCAAGGAGCCCCTGTACATCGTCGCCACCGCCGACGAGGAAAGCTCCATGCTCGGCGCCCGCACCCTGGTGGAATGCGGCCGGCCGCGGGCGCGGCACGCCATCATCGGCGAACCGACCGGGCTGCGCCCGATCCGCACCCACAAGGGCATCCTGATGGAGGCCATTCGCCTGCGCGGCCGGTCCGGCCACTCCAGCGACCCGGCGCTGGGCGTGAACGCCCTGGAGGGCATGCACCGGGTACTGGGCGAGATCCTGGGGTGGCGCGAGGATCTGCAGGCGAAATACCGCAACCCGCTGTTCAAGGTACCCGTACCCACCCTGAACCTGGGCCACATCCACGGCGGCGACAATCCCAACCGCATCTGCGGCGAATGCGAACTGCACATCGACCTGCGCCCGTTGCCCGGGATGAATCTGGATGACCTGCGCACCGAGCTGCGCAGCCGTCTGGAACGGCTGCTCGCCGACAGCCCGCTGAAGCTTGATGTCATCCCCCTGTTCGAGGGCACCCCGGCAATGGAAACCCCGGCCGATGCGCCCATCGTGCAGCTGGCCGAGCGCCTGACCGGCGCACCGGCCGAAGCGGTCGCCTTCGGCACGGAAGGCCCCTATTTCAACCAGCTCGGCACCCAGACCGTCATCCTCGGCCCCGGCGACATCGACCAGGCCCACCAGCCGGACGAGTACCTGGGCCTGGAGCGGATTGCCCCGACCCTGGACCTGCTGGAGCAGTTCATCATCAGCTGCTGCCTCGCCCCGGCGCGCTGA
- a CDS encoding metallophosphoesterase produces MTETDSIHLLQITDTHLYADPGGRLKGVRTDRSLSAVIDQVLATAPPFEFVLSTGDLVHDDSDAAYDRFRGHLQRLGRPVFCLPGNHDEVEKLRRHLNDETFHCNRSLRVGPWLLVFLDSSLPGSAGGHLAESELDALDRSIRGHDARHVLICVHHHPRPLGSAWLDTMVIDNGDELLRRAVRHGRVRGILCGHIHQEYDAELQGMRLLGSPSTCIQFLPGSDDFALDPAPRAGAGCGCSRTAASTPAWCGCRRRPMYWTRMRNMVNAETRRRRGRKEDLIMFIISLTLRSLRLRVSALNKAIRIPPTHGPTP; encoded by the coding sequence ATGACGGAAACGGACAGCATTCATCTCCTGCAGATCACCGACACCCACCTCTATGCCGATCCCGGGGGCCGGCTGAAGGGGGTGCGCACCGACCGCAGCCTGAGCGCGGTCATCGACCAGGTACTGGCCACCGCCCCGCCCTTCGAATTCGTGCTCAGCACCGGCGACCTGGTGCATGACGACTCCGATGCGGCCTATGACCGTTTTCGCGGCCACCTGCAGCGGCTGGGCCGGCCGGTGTTCTGCCTGCCGGGCAACCACGACGAGGTGGAGAAGCTGCGCCGGCACCTCAACGACGAGACCTTTCACTGCAACCGTTCACTGCGCGTCGGCCCCTGGCTGCTGGTGTTCCTGGACTCCAGCCTGCCGGGCAGCGCCGGGGGGCACCTGGCCGAATCCGAGCTCGACGCCCTGGACCGCAGCATCCGCGGCCACGACGCCCGCCACGTGCTGATCTGCGTCCACCATCACCCGCGCCCGCTCGGCAGTGCCTGGCTGGACACCATGGTCATCGACAACGGCGACGAGCTGCTGCGCCGCGCCGTGCGCCACGGCCGGGTCCGCGGTATCCTCTGCGGCCATATCCACCAGGAATACGACGCCGAGTTGCAGGGCATGCGGCTGCTGGGTTCTCCCTCCACCTGCATCCAGTTCCTGCCCGGCAGCGATGACTTCGCCCTGGATCCGGCCCCCCGGGCTGGCGCTGGCTGCGGCTGCAGCCGGACGGCAGCATCGACACCGGCGTGGTGCGGCTGCCGGCGCCGACCGATGTACTGGACCCGGATGCGGAATATGGTTAACGCAGAGACGCGAAGGCGCAGAGGACGCAAAGAAGATCTTATAATGTTCATTATCTCATTAACTCTGCGATCTCTGCGCCTCCGCGTCTCTGCGTTGAACAAGGCGATCCGGATTCCACCAACGCACGGACCGACACCATGA
- a CDS encoding class II fumarate hydratase, which translates to MTDQSGFRTERDSMGEVAVPADALYGAQTQRAVDNFPISGLRMPPDFIHALGRIKACAARANAELGQLEPAIADAIAAAADTVAAGAHDDQFPIDVFQTGSGTSTNMNANEVIARLASERAGTRIHPNDHVNRGQSSNDVIPTAIHVSARLAVEQRLLPALEHLATTIEDKARSLEGIVKTGRTHLMDAMPVSFAQELGGWAQQIRSSGRRIGDTLPRLERLAQGGTAVGTGINAHPDFAARFCEQLAAATGIPFRPAEDFFEALSCQDTAVELSGQLRGAAGALLKIANDLRWMNSGPLTGLGEISLPALQPGSSIMPGKVNPVISEAVIMAAAQITGNDATIACGGQWGSFQLNTMLPVIALNLLQSIELLANSARVLADKAVADFRVNADHIRAALDRNPVLVTALNERIGYEKGAEIAKRAYAEGRAVKDVAREMTDLSEAELDALLDPAQLVRPQQ; encoded by the coding sequence ATGACAGATCAATCAGGCTTCCGCACCGAACGCGACAGCATGGGCGAGGTGGCCGTCCCGGCCGACGCCCTGTACGGCGCCCAGACCCAGCGCGCGGTGGACAACTTCCCCATCAGCGGGCTGCGGATGCCGCCGGACTTCATCCATGCCCTCGGCCGCATCAAGGCCTGTGCGGCCCGCGCCAATGCCGAACTGGGTCAGCTGGAACCGGCCATCGCCGACGCCATCGCCGCCGCTGCGGACACGGTCGCCGCCGGCGCGCATGACGACCAGTTCCCCATCGACGTGTTTCAGACCGGCTCCGGCACCAGCACCAACATGAACGCCAACGAGGTCATCGCCCGTCTTGCGAGCGAGCGCGCCGGCACCCGCATCCATCCCAACGATCACGTCAACCGCGGTCAGAGCAGCAACGACGTCATCCCCACCGCCATCCATGTCAGCGCCCGACTGGCGGTTGAGCAGCGGCTGCTGCCGGCGCTGGAGCATCTGGCCACCACCATCGAGGACAAGGCGCGCTCGCTGGAGGGCATCGTCAAGACCGGCCGCACCCACCTGATGGACGCCATGCCGGTCAGCTTCGCACAGGAACTGGGCGGTTGGGCGCAACAGATCCGGAGCAGCGGGCGGCGCATCGGTGACACCCTGCCGCGGCTGGAGCGGCTGGCCCAGGGCGGTACCGCCGTGGGCACCGGCATCAACGCCCATCCCGATTTCGCCGCCCGCTTCTGCGAACAACTCGCTGCTGCGACCGGCATCCCCTTCCGTCCGGCGGAGGATTTCTTCGAGGCCCTGTCCTGCCAGGATACGGCGGTCGAACTGAGCGGCCAGTTGCGGGGCGCGGCCGGCGCCCTGCTCAAGATCGCCAACGACCTGCGCTGGATGAACAGCGGCCCGCTCACCGGTCTGGGCGAGATCAGCCTGCCCGCGCTGCAGCCCGGCAGCAGCATCATGCCCGGCAAGGTCAATCCGGTGATCAGCGAGGCGGTGATCATGGCTGCGGCCCAGATCACGGGCAACGATGCCACCATCGCCTGCGGCGGTCAGTGGGGCAGCTTCCAGCTCAACACCATGCTGCCGGTGATCGCCCTGAACCTGCTGCAGAGCATCGAACTGCTGGCCAACAGCGCCCGCGTACTGGCGGACAAGGCCGTTGCGGATTTCAGGGTGAACGCCGACCACATCCGCGCCGCCCTGGACCGCAACCCGGTGCTGGTCACCGCGCTGAACGAACGCATCGGCTACGAGAAGGGCGCCGAGATCGCCAAGCGGGCCTACGCCGAGGGCCGGGCAGTGAAGGACGTGGCAAGGGAGATGACCGACCTGTCGGAGGCGGAACTGGACGCCTTGCTGGATCCGGCGCAACTGGTCCGGCCGCAGCAGTGA
- the ilvD gene encoding dihydroxy-acid dehydratase, whose translation MTSTRLNRYSSRITQPKSQGASQAMLYGTGLSEADMDKAQIGIGSVWWEGNTCNMHLNDLAAQVKEGVIGAEMVGMRFNTIGVSDGISMGTEGMSYSLQSRDIIADSIETVVSAQWYDGLIVLPGCDKNMPGALIAMGRLNRPSIMVYGGTIKPGHSHGETLDIVSAFQSYGAFLAHKIEEEERRDIVQHACPGPGACGGMYTANTMASAIEAMGMSLPYSSCTPAVDPAKIEECRRAGAAMRVLLERDIKPRDIMTRAAFENAMVMLMALGGSTNAVLHLLAMARAVDVDLTLDDFQKVSDRIPFIADLKPSGQYVMEDLHNAGGIPAVMKYLLANDLIDGSCLTVTGKTIAENLAGLPDLEPGQQVVHSLDNPIKESGHIRILKGNLAPGGSVAKITGKEGLHFSGPARVYDCEEDMLKGLENNEIDKGDVVVIRYEGPKGGPGMPEMLTPTSAIMGAGLGKDVALLTDGRFSGGSHGFIIGHIVPEAQEGGPLGLIRDGDVVTIDAETNTLSVDVSDAEMDQRRAEWAMPPYKATRGTLYKYIKVVKDASHGCVTDE comes from the coding sequence ATGACCAGCACCAGGCTCAACCGCTACAGTTCCCGCATCACCCAGCCCAAGTCCCAGGGCGCCTCCCAGGCCATGCTCTACGGCACCGGCCTGAGCGAGGCCGATATGGACAAGGCCCAGATCGGGATCGGCAGCGTCTGGTGGGAGGGCAACACCTGCAACATGCACCTCAATGACCTGGCGGCGCAGGTCAAGGAGGGCGTGATCGGCGCGGAGATGGTCGGCATGCGCTTCAACACCATCGGGGTCTCCGACGGCATCTCCATGGGCACCGAGGGCATGAGCTATTCGCTGCAGTCGCGCGACATCATCGCCGACTCCATCGAGACCGTGGTCAGCGCCCAGTGGTACGACGGCCTGATCGTGCTGCCCGGCTGCGACAAGAACATGCCCGGCGCCCTGATCGCCATGGGCCGACTCAACCGGCCCTCCATCATGGTATACGGCGGCACCATCAAGCCCGGCCACAGCCACGGCGAGACCCTGGACATCGTCTCCGCCTTCCAGAGCTATGGCGCCTTCCTGGCGCACAAGATCGAGGAGGAAGAACGCCGGGACATCGTCCAGCACGCCTGCCCCGGTCCCGGCGCCTGCGGCGGCATGTACACCGCCAACACCATGGCCTCGGCGATCGAGGCCATGGGCATGTCGCTGCCCTACAGTTCCTGCACCCCGGCGGTGGATCCGGCCAAGATCGAGGAGTGCCGACGCGCCGGCGCGGCCATGCGGGTGCTGCTGGAGCGCGACATCAAGCCGCGCGACATCATGACCCGGGCCGCCTTCGAGAACGCCATGGTCATGCTGATGGCCCTGGGCGGCTCGACCAATGCCGTGCTGCACCTGCTGGCCATGGCCCGCGCGGTGGACGTGGACCTGACCCTCGACGACTTCCAGAAGGTCTCCGACCGCATCCCCTTCATCGCCGACCTCAAGCCCTCGGGCCAGTATGTGATGGAGGACCTGCACAACGCCGGCGGCATCCCGGCGGTGATGAAATACCTGCTGGCCAACGACCTGATCGACGGCAGTTGCCTGACTGTGACCGGCAAGACCATTGCCGAGAACCTGGCCGGGCTGCCCGACCTGGAACCGGGGCAGCAGGTGGTGCACAGTCTGGACAACCCGATCAAGGAATCCGGCCACATCCGCATCCTCAAGGGCAACCTGGCCCCGGGCGGCTCGGTGGCCAAGATCACCGGCAAGGAGGGGCTGCACTTCTCCGGACCGGCCCGGGTCTATGACTGCGAGGAGGACATGCTCAAGGGGCTGGAGAACAACGAGATCGACAAGGGTGACGTGGTGGTGATCCGCTACGAGGGCCCCAAGGGCGGCCCCGGCATGCCGGAAATGCTGACCCCGACCTCGGCCATCATGGGCGCGGGCCTGGGCAAGGACGTGGCCCTGCTCACCGACGGCCGCTTCTCCGGCGGCTCGCACGGCTTCATCATCGGCCACATCGTGCCCGAGGCGCAGGAGGGCGGCCCGCTGGGTCTGATCCGTGATGGCGACGTGGTCACCATCGACGCCGAGACCAATACCCTGAGCGTGGATGTCAGCGACGCGGAGATGGACCAGCGTCGCGCCGAGTGGGCCATGCCGCCTTACAAGGCCACCCGCGGCACCCTGTACAAGTACATCAAGGTGGTCAAGGATGCTTCACACGGCTGTGTGACGGACGAGTAG
- a CDS encoding methyl-accepting chemotaxis protein, with protein sequence MRKNLPVTGTEISFAPDARIVSTTDLDSRITHVNATFVEVSGFSEQEALGEPHNLVRHPDMPSAAFENLWSHLKSNTPWLGLVKNRRKNGDFYWVSAYVTPVYDQGRVVGYQSVRTLPEADDRDRAEKFYARLNRGGNPFPAWRRIGARGRNFAGIAALQGLTTLGLAGLTGAGGAATGIMLAAGLGAGFALAHGLTRRLRRVAAESRSFSDNPLANHVYGGDLDEVAQLATALKTQQAKINTILGRVGDTAGGLSHTASSTAAASDQTLNGAQAQQAEVDQVASAVNEMAATVQEVARNTSVTAEAAKTAQQEVATGKQVVNATAATIERLTGEVGQAAQTMESLRSQTDDIGTVIDVISGIAEQTNLLALNAAIEAARAGEHGRGFAVVAEEVRGLATRTQQSTGEIQSIIERLQGEAKSAAAVMEQGQNTAHESVEQAQQAVASLNTISDNVATISDMATQIATAAEEQSAVADEINRNVTNISDGAGQTLDAARQSACDATQLAEMVHTMESMLKQFGD encoded by the coding sequence ATGCGCAAAAACCTGCCCGTAACCGGCACGGAAATCAGCTTTGCTCCCGACGCCCGGATCGTCTCCACCACCGACCTGGACAGCCGCATCACCCATGTGAACGCCACCTTCGTCGAGGTCTCCGGATTCTCCGAACAGGAGGCCCTGGGCGAGCCCCACAATCTCGTCCGTCATCCGGACATGCCGTCGGCGGCCTTCGAGAACCTGTGGTCGCACCTGAAATCCAACACCCCCTGGCTGGGCCTGGTCAAGAACCGCCGCAAGAACGGGGACTTCTACTGGGTCAGCGCCTACGTCACCCCGGTCTACGACCAGGGCCGGGTGGTGGGCTACCAGTCGGTGCGGACCCTGCCGGAGGCCGATGACCGGGACCGGGCCGAGAAGTTCTACGCCCGACTCAACCGGGGCGGCAATCCCTTTCCGGCCTGGCGGCGCATCGGCGCCCGGGGGCGCAACTTTGCCGGCATCGCCGCGCTGCAGGGGCTGACCACCCTGGGTCTGGCCGGACTGACCGGCGCCGGCGGCGCTGCCACCGGCATCATGCTGGCCGCCGGGCTGGGCGCGGGCTTTGCCCTGGCCCACGGCCTGACCCGGCGTCTGCGCCGGGTTGCCGCCGAGTCGCGGAGTTTCAGCGACAATCCGCTGGCCAACCACGTCTACGGCGGCGATCTGGACGAGGTCGCCCAACTCGCCACCGCACTCAAGACCCAACAGGCGAAGATCAACACCATCCTCGGTCGGGTCGGCGACACCGCCGGCGGCCTCTCCCACACCGCCAGTTCCACCGCCGCGGCCTCCGACCAGACCCTGAACGGCGCCCAGGCCCAGCAGGCCGAGGTCGACCAGGTGGCCTCGGCGGTCAACGAAATGGCCGCCACGGTGCAGGAGGTGGCCCGGAACACCTCGGTGACAGCGGAGGCCGCGAAAACCGCCCAGCAGGAGGTCGCCACCGGCAAACAGGTGGTCAACGCCACCGCTGCCACCATCGAGCGTCTGACCGGCGAGGTCGGCCAGGCTGCGCAGACCATGGAATCCCTGCGCAGCCAGACCGATGACATCGGCACCGTGATCGACGTCATCAGCGGCATTGCCGAGCAGACCAACCTGCTGGCGCTCAACGCCGCCATCGAGGCCGCGCGGGCCGGAGAACACGGCCGCGGCTTCGCCGTGGTGGCCGAGGAGGTGCGGGGGCTGGCCACCCGCACCCAGCAGTCCACCGGCGAGATCCAGTCCATCATCGAGCGGCTGCAGGGCGAGGCCAAGTCGGCCGCCGCGGTGATGGAGCAGGGTCAGAACACGGCGCATGAAAGTGTCGAGCAGGCCCAGCAGGCCGTGGCATCGCTCAACACCATCAGCGACAACGTCGCCACCATCTCCGACATGGCCACCCAGATCGCCACCGCCGCCGAGGAACAGAGCGCAGTGGCCGATGAGATCAATCGCAACGTCACCAACATCAGCGACGGCGCCGGCCAGACGCTGGACGCCGCGCGCCAGAGCGCCTGTGACGCCACCCAGTTGGCGGAGATGGTGCACACCATGGAGAGCATGCTGAAGCAGTTCGGGGATTGA